In one Rutidosis leptorrhynchoides isolate AG116_Rl617_1_P2 chromosome 8, CSIRO_AGI_Rlap_v1, whole genome shotgun sequence genomic region, the following are encoded:
- the LOC139861479 gene encoding delta(8)-fatty-acid desaturase isoform X2, which produces MVSADPTIVSPSISFPKVMNSMADVKKYITSEELQKHNKPGDLWISIQGKVYNVTEWAKEHPGGDIPLLNLAGQDVTDAFIAFHPGSAWKYLDKLFTGYHLKDYKVSEVSKDYRKLASEFAKAGMFEKKGHGVIYSLCFVSLLLSACVYGVLYSSSFWVHMVSGALLGLAWMQIAYLGHDAGHYQMMSTRGWNKFAGIFIGNCITGISIAWWKWTHNAHHISCNSLDYDPDLQHLPMLAVSSKLFNSLQSVFYGRQLTFDPLARFFVSYQHYSYYPIMCVARVNLYLQTILLLISKRKIPDRGLNILGTLIFWTWFPLLVSCLPNWPERVAFVLVSFCVTGIQHVQFTLNHFAADVYVGRPTGNDWFEKQTSGTIDISCSSYMDWFFGGLQFQLEHHLFPRLPRTHLRSISPIVQELCKKHNLPYTSLSFYDANVTTLKTLRTAALQARDLSNPAPHNLLWEAFNTHG; this is translated from the exons ATGGTGTCTGCAGATCCGACCATCGTTTCTCCTTCCATTTCCTTCCCTAAAG TAATGAATTCAATGGCGGATGTAAAGAAGTACATAACATCTGAAGAGTTACAGAAGCATAACAAACCAGGTGACCTTTGGATTTCAATTCAGGGCAAAGTATACAATGTTACAGAATGGGCTAAAGAGCACCCGGGTGGCGATATTCCACTTTTAAACCTTGCGGGCCAGGATGTAACCGATGCGTTCATAGCGTTTCATCCCGGGTCCGCATGGAAATATCTTGACAAACTCTTCACCGGGTATCATTTAAAAGATTACAAAGTTTCAGAAGTTTCTAAAGACTATCGGAAACTAGCGTCCGAGTTTGCAAAAGCCGGTATGTTCGAGAAAAAAGGTCACGGTGTAATTTACTCGTTGTGTTTCGTTTCGTTGCTGCTTTCCGCTTGTGTATATGGTGTATTATACTCGAGCAGTTTCTGGGTTCATATGGTTTCGGGTGCATTGTTGGGTCTAGCTTGGATGCAAATTGCTTATTTGGGTCACGACGCGGGTCATTACCAAATGATGTCGACCCGCGGGTGGAACAAATTCGCGGGTATCTTTATCGGGAACTGTATAACGGGTATCAGTATCGCGTGGTGGAAGTGGACCCACAACGCGCATCACATTTCGTGCAATTCGCTTGATTATGATCCTGATCTTCAACATTTACCCATGTTAGCTGTTTCATCGAAGCTTTTCAACTCATTACAATCCGTTTTCTACGGTCGACAGTTGACTTTTGACCCGTTAGCCCGTTTCTTTGTTAGCTACCAACATTACTCATATTACCCCATCATGTGTGTGGCCCGGGTCAACCTTTACCTACAAACAATTCTTTTGTTAATTTCTAAACGAAAGATCCCCGACAGAGGTTTAAACATACTCGGAACCTTAATTTTCTGGACTTGGTTTCCGCTACTCGTTTCATGCTTACCCAATTGGCCAGAACGGGTCGCTTTTGTGTTAGTCAGCTTTTGTGTAACCGGGATCCAACATGTTCAGTTTACTCTGAACCATTTTGCTGCTGATGTTTATGTAGGGCGTCCAACAGGGAACGATTGGTTTGAGAAACAAACGAGTGGGACCATCGATATTTCGTGTTCTTCATATATGGATTGGTTTTTTGGTGGGTTACAATTTCAACTTGAGCACCATTTGTTTCCTAGGTTGCCTAGGACACATTTAAGGTCGATTTCGCCTATTGTGCAAGAACTATGCAAGAAACACAATTTGCCTTATACCAGTTTATCGTTTTATGATGCTAATGTGACAACGCTTAAGACACTTAGGACTGCAGCGTTACAGGCTCGAGATTTATCTAACCCGGCCCCACATAATTTACTTTGGGAAGCTTTTAACACCCATGGCTGA
- the LOC139861479 gene encoding delta(8)-fatty-acid desaturase isoform X1, producing MMKRRWIGCANIVENPKLVMNSMADVKKYITSEELQKHNKPGDLWISIQGKVYNVTEWAKEHPGGDIPLLNLAGQDVTDAFIAFHPGSAWKYLDKLFTGYHLKDYKVSEVSKDYRKLASEFAKAGMFEKKGHGVIYSLCFVSLLLSACVYGVLYSSSFWVHMVSGALLGLAWMQIAYLGHDAGHYQMMSTRGWNKFAGIFIGNCITGISIAWWKWTHNAHHISCNSLDYDPDLQHLPMLAVSSKLFNSLQSVFYGRQLTFDPLARFFVSYQHYSYYPIMCVARVNLYLQTILLLISKRKIPDRGLNILGTLIFWTWFPLLVSCLPNWPERVAFVLVSFCVTGIQHVQFTLNHFAADVYVGRPTGNDWFEKQTSGTIDISCSSYMDWFFGGLQFQLEHHLFPRLPRTHLRSISPIVQELCKKHNLPYTSLSFYDANVTTLKTLRTAALQARDLSNPAPHNLLWEAFNTHG from the exons ATGATGAAGAGGAGGTGGATTGGTTGTGCCAATATAGTGGAGAATCCAAAATTAG TAATGAATTCAATGGCGGATGTAAAGAAGTACATAACATCTGAAGAGTTACAGAAGCATAACAAACCAGGTGACCTTTGGATTTCAATTCAGGGCAAAGTATACAATGTTACAGAATGGGCTAAAGAGCACCCGGGTGGCGATATTCCACTTTTAAACCTTGCGGGCCAGGATGTAACCGATGCGTTCATAGCGTTTCATCCCGGGTCCGCATGGAAATATCTTGACAAACTCTTCACCGGGTATCATTTAAAAGATTACAAAGTTTCAGAAGTTTCTAAAGACTATCGGAAACTAGCGTCCGAGTTTGCAAAAGCCGGTATGTTCGAGAAAAAAGGTCACGGTGTAATTTACTCGTTGTGTTTCGTTTCGTTGCTGCTTTCCGCTTGTGTATATGGTGTATTATACTCGAGCAGTTTCTGGGTTCATATGGTTTCGGGTGCATTGTTGGGTCTAGCTTGGATGCAAATTGCTTATTTGGGTCACGACGCGGGTCATTACCAAATGATGTCGACCCGCGGGTGGAACAAATTCGCGGGTATCTTTATCGGGAACTGTATAACGGGTATCAGTATCGCGTGGTGGAAGTGGACCCACAACGCGCATCACATTTCGTGCAATTCGCTTGATTATGATCCTGATCTTCAACATTTACCCATGTTAGCTGTTTCATCGAAGCTTTTCAACTCATTACAATCCGTTTTCTACGGTCGACAGTTGACTTTTGACCCGTTAGCCCGTTTCTTTGTTAGCTACCAACATTACTCATATTACCCCATCATGTGTGTGGCCCGGGTCAACCTTTACCTACAAACAATTCTTTTGTTAATTTCTAAACGAAAGATCCCCGACAGAGGTTTAAACATACTCGGAACCTTAATTTTCTGGACTTGGTTTCCGCTACTCGTTTCATGCTTACCCAATTGGCCAGAACGGGTCGCTTTTGTGTTAGTCAGCTTTTGTGTAACCGGGATCCAACATGTTCAGTTTACTCTGAACCATTTTGCTGCTGATGTTTATGTAGGGCGTCCAACAGGGAACGATTGGTTTGAGAAACAAACGAGTGGGACCATCGATATTTCGTGTTCTTCATATATGGATTGGTTTTTTGGTGGGTTACAATTTCAACTTGAGCACCATTTGTTTCCTAGGTTGCCTAGGACACATTTAAGGTCGATTTCGCCTATTGTGCAAGAACTATGCAAGAAACACAATTTGCCTTATACCAGTTTATCGTTTTATGATGCTAATGTGACAACGCTTAAGACACTTAGGACTGCAGCGTTACAGGCTCGAGATTTATCTAACCCGGCCCCACATAATTTACTTTGGGAAGCTTTTAACACCCATGGCTGA